The following proteins are encoded in a genomic region of Salminus brasiliensis chromosome 25, fSalBra1.hap2, whole genome shotgun sequence:
- the LOC140547973 gene encoding uncharacterized protein, with product MGGKLSKKKKGYDVSDPKEKKEESAVVTTSATEQKDEATEGNKVAENAAEQAAAASAESPATGAPAEPEAAPPETQAEEKKDPAESSQQPAAAAEEPAAAPEKPAAAPEEPAAAPEEPAAAPEEPAAAPVKPAAAPEEPAAAPEKPAAAPEEVKSTPAEQASKEPVAAPEEQAPAPQEAAPAPVEAKSAPEEQAQKEPVAAPEEPAASPVEAVAAPTVKAQVEDAPAPVEPAAAPAEPAPAPVEPAPAPVETVPAPVETVPAPVEPVPAPVESVPAPAETVSSPVEAVPAPVEAVVSPVESVPPPVEAAPAPEEPPVVPVEAIVTQVESVSAPEESAALPPEPEALQQEPAAAEPEPTTEEPVTAPEEPVASPQEPPSVEPVAAAEEPEPKPVVAEPVAAPEEPVAAPEPVDAPKELVAAPEEPVPAAEEPEREEPVAAPEELVASPEEHVAVPEPVAAPEPVAAPEEPVAAPKKPEPEEPVAAQEEPVAPQEPVAVPEEPVPTPEEPVAAPEEPVAAPKEPEPEEPVAAPEEPVATPEEAVSVTQEPVAAPEEPVVEQEEPAATPEELAAVQVVEEAVQEVLSTMDVQQVSAPEVPEPSQESEPIAASPEPVPEPIASPEPSETKAESVEQSGSEEPIPKIVISESVSANELSAEEPGTAPSDTEKKLDNGECESAGVQEEPSMAEPKVNGDCKVKTNGEANGDAQECVNGVVEEDAAQEHTDCELKKDLSLAADPTADMVVSQAIDTA from the coding sequence ATGGGAGGCAAACTgagcaagaagaagaagggaTATGATGTCAGTGACCCCAAGGAAAAGAAGGAGGAGAGCGCGGTGGTAACAACATCAGCTACGGAGCAGAAGGATGAAGCAACCGAGGGcaacaaagttgcagaaaacGCAGCTGAACAGGcggctgctgcttctgctgaatCTCCAGCGACTGGAGCACCTGCAGAACCGGAAGCTGCACCACcagaaacacaggcagaggagaagaaagatCCTGCAGAAAGTTCCCAGCAAcctgcagctgcagcagaggAACCAGCCGCTGCACCAGAGAAACCAGCAGCTGCACCAGAGGAACCAGCAGCTGCACCAGAGGAACCAGCAGCTGCACCAGAAGAACCAGCAGCTGCACCAGTGAAACCAGCCGCTGCACCAGAGGAACCAGCAGCTGCACCAGAGAAACCAGCAGCTGCACCAGAGGAAGTTAAATCTACCCCAGCAGAACAGGCCTCGAAGGAACCAGTGGCTGCACCAGAGGAACAAGCTCCTGCACCACAGGAGGCTGCACCAGCTCCGGTAGAGGCTAAATCTGCCCCAGAGGAACAGGCCCAGAAGGAACCAGTGGCTGCACCAGAGGAACCAGCCGCTTCCCCAGTAGAGGCTGTTGCCGCTCCAACCGTGAAAGCCCAGGTAGAAGATGCACCTGCCCCAGTGGAGCCTGCAGCTGCCCCAGCAGAGCCTGCACCTGCCCCAGTGGAGCCTGCACCTGCCCCAGTGGAGACTGTGCCTGCCCCAGTGGAGACTGTGCCTGCCCCAGTGGAACCTGTGCCTGCCCCAGTGGAATCTGTACCTGCCCCAGCAGAGACTGTATCTTCCCCAGTGGAAGCTGTTCCTGCCCCTGTGGAGGCTGTAGTGAGTCCAGTGGAATCTGTACCTCCACCAGTAGAGGCTGCACCTGCCCCAGAAGAGCCTCCAGTTGTCCCAGTGGAGGCTATAGTTACGCAAGTGGAATCTGTATCTGCCCCAGAGGAATCAGCAGCCTTACCACCAGAGCCTGAAGCTCTACAACAAGAACCAGCTGCTGCAGAACCAGAACCCACCACAGAGGAACCTGTAACTGCTCCAGAGGAGCCTGTAGCTTCCCCACAAGAACCACCTTCGGTAGAACCTGTAGCTGCAGCAGAGGAACCAGAACCTAAACCAGTAGTTGCTGAACCTGTAGCTGCACCAGAAGAACCTGTGGCTGCCCCAGAACCTGTAGATGCACCAAAGGAACTTGTAGCTGCGCCGGAGGAGCCTGTTCCTGCCGCAGAAGAACCTGAACGAGAAGAACCTGTAGCTGCCCCAGAAGAACTTGTGGCTTCCCCAGAAGAACATGTGGCTGTCCCGGAACCTGTGGCTGCCCCAGAACCTGTAGCTGCACCAGAAGAACCTGTAGCGGCACCAAAAAAACCCGAACCAGAAGAACCTGTAGCTGCACAAGAAGAGCCTGTAGCACCACAAGAGCCTGTAGCTGTACCAGAAGAACCTGTACCTACACCAGAAGAACCTGTAGCTGCACCAGAAGAGCCTGTAGCAGCACCAAAAGAACCCGAACCAGAAGAACCTGTAGCTGCCCCTGAGGAACCTGTTGCTACACCAGAAGAGGCTGTATCTGTGACTCAGGAACCTGTAGCAGCACCCGAGGAACCTGTAGTCGAACAAGAAGAGCCCGCAGCCACCCCAGAAGAGCTTGCAGCAGTGCAGGTAGTGGAAGAAGCCGTCCAGGAGGTTCTAAGCACCATGGACGTTCAGCAAGTATCAGCTCCAGAGGTTCCAGAACCTTCTCAAGAATCCGAGCCAATCGCTGCATCTCCAGAACCTGTACCTGAACCCATTGCTTCTCCTGAGCCTTCGGAAACGAAGGCAGAGTCTGTGGAGCAGTCCGGGAGCGAAGAACCCATTCCCAAGATCGTGATTTCTGAGTCGGTTTCAGCCAATGAGCTGTCGGCTGAGGAACCCGGCACTGCCCCTAGCGATACGGAGAAGAAGCTGGACAACGGAGAGTGTGAAAGCGCTGGAGTGCAGGAAGAACCCTCAATGGCTGAACCGAAAGTCAATGGAGATTGTAAGGTGAAGACCAATGGAGAGGCCAATGGAGATGCCCAGGAGTGTGTGAACGGAGTGGTGGAGGAAGACGCTGCCCAGGAACACACTGACTGTGAACTGAAAAAGGATTTGAGCCTAGCTGCTGACCCCACTGCAGATATGGTGGTCAGCCAGGCCATCGATACCGCGTGA
- the nae1 gene encoding NEDD8-activating enzyme E1 regulatory subunit gives MADPKTSKEQRYDRQLRLWGDHGQEALENAHACLLNATATGTEILKNLILPGIGAFTIVDGHKVSGEDVGNNFFLSSESVGKNRAQAATEFLQELNSDVSGNFVEESPDKLLDNDPEFFHRFSLVIGVQLPESTCLRLGSVLWSAGVPFLVCRTYGLVGYMRLAVKEHTVVESHPDNTLEDLRLDQPFTELKNHIASYDLDSMEKKDHSHTPWIIVVAKYLAKWCNEHDFQLPKNYKEKEAFRQLIREGIRKNENGAPEEEENFDEAIKNVNTVLNPTKISGAVDEIFSCEQCENITSQTPAFWLMARGVRDFVQNEGNGSLPVRGTIPDMIADSDKFINLQNVYREKALQDAAVVSKHIQSHLQAVGKPPESISEQDIKLFCKNAAFLRVVRCRSLAEEYSTDTFQKDTITSCMDSPDSEMVLYLMLRSVDRFYQQHSRYPGVYNYQVEEDISKLKLCVNSLLQEYGLNVNVKDDYVHEFCRYGAAEPHTVASFLGGAAAQEAIKLITHQFVPFNNTFIYNAMAQTSTTFQL, from the exons ATGGCAGACCCGAAAACCAGCAAAGAGCAGAGATATGACCGCCAGCTGAG GCTGTGGGGGGATCACGGACAGGAGGCTTTGGAGAATGCCCACGCCTGCCTGCTGAACGCCACTGCGACTGGCACTGAGATCCTCAAGAACCTCATCCTGCCAG gtatCGGAGCGTTCACAATTGTGGACGGACATAAAGTTAGCGGGGAGGACGTCGGGAACAA ttTCTTCCTCAGCAGTGAGAGCGTGGGGAAG aacagagctcaggctGCTACTGAGTTCCTGCAGGAGCTGAACAGTGATGTTTCTGGGAACTTTGTGGAGGAG AGTCCCGACAAACTCCTGGATAATGATCCTGAATTCTTCCACAGATTCAGTTTGGTGATCGGAGTCCAGCTTCCAGAGAG CACCTGTCTGCGGTTGGGCTCGGTGCTGTGGAGCGCCGGCGTGCCGTTCCTCGTGTGCAGGACGTACGGACTCGTTGGGTACATGAGGCTGGCGGTGAAGGAGCACACCG TCGTTGAGTCTCACCCGGATAACACTCTGGAGGACCTGAGGCTGGACCAGCCCTTCACCGAGCTCAAAAACCACATCGCCTCCTACGACCTGGACAGCATGGAGAAGAAG GATCACAGTCACACACCCTGGATCATCGTTGTTGCGAAATATCTGGCGAAATGGTGCAATGAG CACGACTTTCAGTTGCCGAAAAATTACAAGGAGAAGGAGGCTTTCAGACAGCTGATCAGAGAAG GAATCCGTAAAAATGAGAACGGTGCacctgaggaagaggagaactTTGATGAAGCGATAAAGAACGTAAACACAGTCCTGAACCCCACCAAG ATCTCCGGTGCTGTGGACGAGATCTTCAGCTGTGAACAGTGTGAGAACATCACCTCACAG accccAGCGTTCTGGCTGATGGCTCGAGGAGTGAGGGATTTTGTGCAGAATGAGGGGAACGGCAGCCTCCCGGTCCGCGGCACGATTCCAGACATGATTGCAGACTCAGACAAATTCATCAACCTGCAGAACGT CTACAGAGAGAAAGCGCTGCAGGACGCTGCTGTCGTATCAAAACACATACAGTCCCACCTTCAGGCTGTGGGAAAG CCTCCGGAGAGCATCTCGGAGCAGGACATCAAGCTCTTCT GTAAGAACGCAGCGTTCCTCAGGGTTGTGCGCTGCAGGAGTCTGGCTGAAGAGTACAGCACAGACACCTTCCAGAAAGACACGATCA cttcCTGCATGGACAGTCCAGACAGTgagatggttctgtatctgaTGCTGCGCTCTGTTGACCGGTTCTACCAGCAGCACTCTCGCTACCCAG GTGTGTATAATTACCAGGTGGAGGAGGACATCAGTAAGCtgaagctgtgtgtgaacagcCTGCTGCAGGAGTACGGCCTGAACGTTAACGTCAAAGACGACTACGTCCACGAGTT CTGTCGCTACGGGGCTGCAGAGCCGCACACGGTGGCGTCCTTTTTAGGAG GAGCAGCAGCTCAAGAAGCCATCAAACTCATCACACACCAGTTCGTTCCCTTCAACAACACGTTTATCTACAACGCCATGGCCCAGACCTCCACCACCTTCCAGCTCTGA